DNA sequence from the Candidatus Goldiibacteriota bacterium genome:
GCCCGGAAAAAACATATTCTCAATCGGCTCGTGGGGATGCAACTTTAAGTGCACTTTCTGCCAGAACTGGTCAATTTCGCAGCGCAGGGATATTGATACGGAACACTTTGAAAAAGAAGATATTGTCAATATCGCTGTCAGCCATAATTCTGCGGGCATAGCGTACACATATAATGAACCTTCCATATGGTATGAATTTGTGTATGACACCGCCGTGCACGCGCGGGAAAAAGGGTTAAAAAATGTTCTTGTAACAAACGGGTTTATAAGCGAAGAACCGCTTAAAGAATTGCTGCCGCATATTGATGCCATGAATGTGGACCTGAAAGCGGGGTCAGAGATGTTTTACAGGGAAGTGTGCGGCGGGCAGATAGAACCGGTTATGAGAACCATAAAAATGGCATATGAAGCGGGCGTTCACGTGGAATTAACCACGCTGGTTATTCCCACGTTAAATGACAGGGATGATATTGACCAGATTGTGGAATGGGTGGCGTCTGTATCCCCGGAAATCCCGATTCATTTCTCGCGATATTATCCGCAGTATAAAATGGATATTGACCCGACTTCAATTGAATTGCTTCAGGAAGTATACAATAAGGCGAAACAGAAACTAAAGCACGTTTATCTTGGAAATGTTCCAAAAGACGCGGGCGGCTGCGACACGTTCTGCGCCAACTGCGGCGAAAAACTTATTGAACGAGATATGTATGATGTAAAAATATTAAAACTGACCCCCGAAGGCAATTGCGGAAAATGCGGAACGAGGCTTAAGGGAGTGTTTTAGAGGCTTGGATGCTTAGACGCTTAGATGCTTGGTGAAAACAGCAAAATATAACAGTAAAACATAGCAGAAAAAACATTGAGGGGTGTTTTTATGAATATGTATAAGGAATTGTATGTTTGGAAGGAAAGTGTTGAATTGATAAAAAATGTATATAAGAAGGCTGCTGGTTTGCCTAAAAGTGAAGAGTTTAACATGAAACAGCAGCTGAAAAGATCGGTGGTTTCAGTTGCGTTAAACATAGCAGAAGGTAAAAACAGGAGGTCTTCAAAAGAATTTGCCTCTTTTCTTACGGTATCAGTCGCATCTTTGGCCGAAGTTGATTCAGTTTTGTGTATATGCGAAGAACTTGAAATGGTCAAATGTGATATGACATTACATGAACAGATTGAGGTTTTAGGAAGACGTATTAATGCGTTGAAAAACAAAATCTGCAGGAGTATTTAATTTGAAAAAAAGTATTATCGAAGCATCCGGATGTGGTATCAACCAAGCATCCAAGCATCTAAGCATCCAAGCATCCGGTTATTAAATGCAAAACTTAATTCTTGCTTCAACATCCCCAAGGCGGAAAGACATACTAAAACAGTTTGGCATTAAGTTTAAGGTAATGGCGCCTGATGCCGATGAGGATGCAATAAAAAAATCATTGAAAACAGACAACCCTTACGAGATTGCAAATATCATAGCTTACGAAAAAGCAAAGTCTGTCCTGTCTAAAGTTAAGAAGGGGATTATACTGGGTTCCGATACTATTGTGGTGCTTAAAGGCGAGATTCTGGGCAAGCC
Encoded proteins:
- the amrS gene encoding AmmeMemoRadiSam system radical SAM enzyme, producing MLLHEARYYQKVPVLKTRCVLCPHRCLISKGKTGICGVRSNIDGVLYSKIYGEVTSYSDDPVEKKPLYHFLPGKNIFSIGSWGCNFKCTFCQNWSISQRRDIDTEHFEKEDIVNIAVSHNSAGIAYTYNEPSIWYEFVYDTAVHAREKGLKNVLVTNGFISEEPLKELLPHIDAMNVDLKAGSEMFYREVCGGQIEPVMRTIKMAYEAGVHVELTTLVIPTLNDRDDIDQIVEWVASVSPEIPIHFSRYYPQYKMDIDPTSIELLQEVYNKAKQKLKHVYLGNVPKDAGGCDTFCANCGEKLIERDMYDVKILKLTPEGNCGKCGTRLKGVF
- a CDS encoding four helix bundle protein; its protein translation is MNMYKELYVWKESVELIKNVYKKAAGLPKSEEFNMKQQLKRSVVSVALNIAEGKNRRSSKEFASFLTVSVASLAEVDSVLCICEELEMVKCDMTLHEQIEVLGRRINALKNKICRSI